AACGACCAGAATAACGAGAACGCTGCTCCACGACACACTGAATCTAATGAACATACCAACGTTTCGACTCCTGCAAAGACTGCGGTTCATACTCACAAGTATCAGGACGACAAAGACACGATCAATGACTACAAAGTACCTGGTGGCTTTGGCGATTGCGaatatgatgatgaggaggaggaggaggatggcgTCATTGTCTCGCCAAATAGCGAAGGGAAAGTTTATTCTGAGGATACCTCGAAGGGCGAACAATCTTCTACTGGTCAGCGAACTGTTTTGATTCGTAACCTACCAGACCGGGTCACTCATGAAGACATCACCGACGCCGTGAGAGGCGGTGCTCTTCTACATATCTACCTTCGAGCTCGCGACCATTTTGCAAATATATCTTTCGTTGACGAGGGTGCGGCGTACGCCTTTCTGCGTCACACCAAGATTCACGGCCTTCATGTGGCTGGTAAGCGCGTACGTTGACCTATCCTTCTACTGCGTCGTGCCCCAAATCCTAATGATAACTTGCAGGTGGATACAGCGTGGAGTGACCGTCAATTCTATCTTCCTTCATATGTCAGAGCCAAAATCAACGGAGGGGCTTCCCGGGTCCTGGTCATCAACAACGTCAGCCCATTTATCACGGAAGAGTTGATTCGGAGAGACCTTGACCATATCCATAATCTCATTGTCATCTCCGTCAAATTCCATCATGGCAATGCATACATCTCAACGAACTCCGTCCACAACACTCTTTTTGCACGTACGTGTATGATGTCCCGCCGCACGTACAAGGGGATGCGCATTGCCTTTTACCCAGATGAGTGCGCCGAACCACTGGCCAAGATCACGCCAAAGAAGGACATGCATCCAGCACCAAATAAACCAGTTTCACGTCCAAACCGCTTCCAGCTTCTCTCCCTTGATGGGACCGAgaacgaagaggaggatgggaccgagaacgaagaggatgatTACGAGAACATCCACGATGGCTTGGACAGCCATTCTTCGGTGAATGGCGGTGTCTGCTGGGCAGACAGGATCTGACACGGCATGAGAGTGGTCTTTGTCTTATGATATACCCTatgttttatttttttttttagctCTCCGCCTCGGTCGAGTAAGATCTACCGTGCTTGGTCATTTTGCTTTATAATGTTTATTTTAGGTCCAGTTACGCAGTAGAATGCGATTATACGATCCTACTCTTGAGATGCAACTACCATAGCCTTTAGAATGAGATGGCAGTGAACTCAACTCGAAGCATAAGGATATGAAGGCCGTAGGTATGCGTTGCAGGTTTTTCTTTGATTGCCAACTCCAGACCCAGATAAAACACTAATGCAAGGCTCCCTGTCTTTAAACAGAAGAAAACAGAAAACGGGGTGATATTTCAGATTCCTGGCCTATACTAAATCCATCCGAGAAATTGCCAGTAAACCCTATCCACTTCCATAACACCATGAACAGGACGTTCCTCGGTCGCCCAATGATCCCTCTCTCCCGACAGAAACCACCGCCAAACGAAGCAGAACCAACACCATATGAAAAAGGGGATATGTGTTCGTATTCCCTCTCTTCCGTATTTTGCAAAtaaactttttttttcgtaAAAAGATGTATTGGCGTGTCGATCTGTCCGTTTAACGGTAGGACTTCTGGTACCTTGCGCGGGCACCGCGACCACCGAACTTCTTGGGCTCGGCGCGGCGGTTGTCGGCAACGAGCAGTGTGCGGTCGTACTGGCCAAGAGCCTGCTTGAGCTGGTTCTTGGAGTGCTCGTCGACGTACTTCTGGTAGTAGGCGACGATGGACTTGGCGATGGCCTGGCGGATGGCGTAGACCTGCGAGGTGTGACCACCACCGGAGACGCGGACACGGATGTCGACACCGGCGAACTTGTCGGCACCAACAATCAGGAGGGGCTCGTAGACCTGTTCATCATCTTGTTAGAAGCGTGTCCCCCTCTTCGacttcatttttttttttcggcgGTGGTTGCGGCGTACCTTGAAGCGGAGGATCTCAGGCTGGACCAGAGAGAGGGGCTGGCCATTAACCTTGACAAGACCCTTGCCTTGCTGTATAACAGTCTCAGTATTCGTTTCAAATCCCAGGCGATGTGTGAATTCAAGAGCGAGAGCGAATGATTCCCTTCCACCGGTTCCTCCGTGGTCTCCCTTCCATCTTCatttttttccccttccgTTCTTCATCTTCCGATCATTCAATTCGACGCCATTCGTATCGCCAATCGCTCGTAGAAAGGGACAAGGACAGGATTCATCAGGAAAAGTATTCTCATACCTTGCAGTGGGCGACAGCGGTAGCTATAGTCAAAATCCCGTTAGCAACTCCGATCGCACAAAATTCTTCCCCCATCAAAAAATCCCAAGGAAAAAAATCCAAACATACccgtcttcttcttgccgAAGCATTGCACACTCGGGACGGAAGCCATGGTGATAGAATGGCCCTTGTCGGTTGTCGAGAGAGGGAGTGTGCTGTAAAGTTGTCGAGATTATTGCTTGGTCGCTCGAATCGAGATTGTTCCGTGCGGGCAGGTTTTCGCTTAGTGCGCGGCGCTAGTGCGCCTGGGTCTAGGGCTCGGCCGCGGGCGGTGGGaggtcacgtgatatggaAAGTTCCGCGTTGGTCGGGCCGGAGGATGCGGACGTAGATGTAGATAGAGAGAAGAGGCTTGGTTGAGGACCATTGTTGCTGGATTGGTTCATTGCTTGTTTGTTTTGCTTTGCGGTGACACATTGATTGATTCCACGTCCTCCGTTCGAAGATAAATCGCCCTCGACGCTGGGGCTGAAGATACAAACATGTCACAAACCGTCGGAAGGGTAAGTTATGCCTCTTGACTTGCCTGTCCGTATAACATTACTGACAATGTCATTCAGACCCGCCTCGCCTACTCTCGCGCCTGGCATCATGTCGACGTCGGCTCCGATCCCCGCTCCCTCGGCCGCGTCGCCTCCTCCATCGCACTCTTCCTAATGGGCAAGCATAAGCCCATCTATGACCCATCGACGGACTGCGGCGACTACGTTGTTGCGGTTGGCTGCCACGATCTGCGAACAACGGGGAAGAAGCGGTTCCAGAAGCTGTACTACACGCATAACACCCGGCCCGGTAGTCTGAAGAGCATGACTATGGACAAAATGATTGAGAAATGGGGTGGTGGCGAGGTTTTGCGGAGGGCGGTTAAAGGCATGTTGCCGAAGAATCGGTTGCAGGCGAAGAGGTTGGCACGGTTGAAGAGTGAGTGCTTATTCTGGACTATGCTGTCGTTGTTGGGTGTAGCTAACTCGTTGCAGCGTTCGAGGGTGTTCACCATCCGTACAAGGAGAACATTATAAAGTACGGCAACCAGTCGGTTATTGGAAGCTTGCCGGAAGTTCAGGATGCTTTCAAGGTTGAGGCCGCCAAGGAGGCGTCTTCGTGAGAATTGCCGGGTTGTTTGTTCTTCTTTCTATCTGTAATGCTTGTCTCCTTTTACTGTTTTCATGATCAAGCGCATCGGTGGGCGTTTTGTGATTATACTACACCACGTGTCAGTTATGCCTTTTCTACTTAGGATGGCCATTGTCGGACTGAAGTTTGATGCTATTGTACTATAGGAATGCCAAAGTGAATACCCTATCTAGACGACTAAACAACGCCGATTGTTGATATTAGATATCGATCCAGTTCTGAATGTATCTCTACAGCTTCCCCTTGACTTGGTCAGGCGGCGAACGTCCCACGGTGCACTTGATAAGGCCGTTGGGGTTGGTTTGCGGAGCGTATACTTCGGCATTTTCACCCGTGTTCTTGAGGTCTTTGTGCCAGCTGAGGTCTGCAAAGGGTTAACATCCAAAGTTCAACAATCCATAGCGCAAGACACATACCGATCTCGAAATAATGCTTGTTCGGCAACGAATACTCCACCGTCTCAACCAACGGCTGATACGCCAGAATCTCGTCCGCCATCTTGTACATCGTGTTCTGCACACTCGCACTGTTATCCTCCGCAAAGATCTTCAATGTAATATCTCTCGCCGCCTCCCAAGTAGCATCAAACTTGGGCACATTTGAACGAACATCCTCCAAATCCCTCAACCGCTTCCACTGCCAATCAGCAGCAACGTCCGTACTCAATACCCGATCCCAAGTCTCCGGCAACGTGGTATACTCGTCCCGCAAGAACCCCCAGAACTGCGAGTTGGTGCTCTTGAGCACTGTCAACCCGCGGATGCTCGTTTTGATATCGATATCCACACCTTCTGTCGCATCTACCTGCACAGTTCTCGTTTCCTCGCCGTTCTTGACGAACGAGTGCGGGTGAGACTTGCCGTCGATGTCCATGCGCGCCCATCGGTGTGTGACGACGGTAGCGTGGGCGGCGTGGATGTGGCGGTATGTTTGGATGAAGTGGGTGGCTAGGATGGAACCGAAGAGCTCGGGGGGTGTCACGGGATGCTGTTTAGCGAGAATGTATATGGTATTTTTGATGGAGTCAGTTGCGACGACGACGCTGTTGTCTGCTTTTGTGTACCTTCACGATATTAGCTTGTTTCGTCTCATGGTGGTTAGTGCATGGAAGACTAACGACTCATCGATTTCTCCCTCCAAGAGCACGCAGACTGTCATCTCGAACACGGTCTGCACGCCTGTTTCGGGATTCCGGTGGACTTTGTAAACGCGCACATTGTCCTTGCCGTAGCGAGCTGCGGATAGTCGAGAGGACATGTTGACTTTAGGATAATGGTATAGAAAGCGTAGAGCAATACAGTAATCGAATCTAAGCCGTAGATAGGCGCTAGCAAGCGATTTGCGGGGAAGCTGTCAACTGATAAGGATAGATCAAGAACTGTCAATCCGGATCACCAACAATCCAGAGTGAtgtttcttcttgtttctcttCTCAAGACCAGTTGCATGAGTGACTCGTGGCCTTTTATAGCATGGACTCCTGCAGAAACGCGGTCTGTATCCCACGGCCATCGGCAACCTCCGATGCCCGCATGCCGGCCGCATCCAACGGAGCTCTTATCTCGTTATCAGGGGCTATCAAGAAGTCGCTATCAGTAAAGGAGCAGTATTTGAATATCGCCTGTCGCTTCGCTCGCTAGTTTCTCTTTTGCCTTTCTTTTATGTGAATGTGGGCTGATCTACCCATGTTCCTTCTCTCACGGGGCTTGGATTTGGACGCATTAGCCGCCACgaaccatacaaatgctaTTGGTTACATACATTCTTATAACAACGCAAAGAACAGGACTTTTGAATCAGGTTGAACAGGACATAATCTCAGGCTGACCAGACCGTGTTTCATATTGAATCACCGATTCTGTCGTTCCAAGAGGCATCATTCCCCCGTCTCCTGTCTGCGACTCGCTATTGATATATATCACCGCATGCTGAGCCCCGAACCCATTGAACCGTGTCCCAGTTGCTGTGGTATACGCTATTTCATGTCAATGACCTCATTTCTCGTTTCAACTGATGGTTTGAAACTCACCTCCCATGTTCTTGTACATCAACCAATCCCCAACCTTGACTTCCGAGTCCATTCGCATCTTGCGAGTCACGCAATCTACACTGTCGCAAGTCGGGCCCCAGATGCTATACCAGTGCTCCCCGTCTTCCCGTGACGAATCCGCTCGAGAGGCTGTCAAGCTGAGTGCCGGTGTTACAAGTGACGGACACATAGCCTCGTGCTCGATCAGGACGTTCATGAAATTGCCGTATACGCCGTCATTCTGGTACAGCATGTCCGGGTTCGAGTTGTCATTACAAACCTGGCGTCGACGGGAGATAATTTTGCAAACTAGCGTGTATGCATTACGGGCATAGAACCGTCCGGGTTCTGCGATGATGCGGACTTCGGGAGGCATATACAGCTTTACAGCTTCTCTGATACCGGATGCCATGCGCTCAAAGCCTGAATCTTGGAACCCACCACCTATGTCGAGATATTGCAGATGATGCCCAATTCGAGCGGCTTGATCAAAAACGGCTCTTGCTCTTTCCATTGCGTCGACGAACGACTGATGATTGGTTGCTCCGGTGCCTGAACATCTTTTAGCACCGTGCTCTCACTAGATTCTCAAGGACACAGCGTCATAACTCACCAACATGAAAACTAACCCCTACAACCTCGAGTCCCAAGTCCCAAGCCCGTTCAAGCAATGCCGTCGTCGCCTCAGGGGAAGCACCAAACTTATCACCAAACTGAATCAACGCGTCGTCATCACTGGCATATATCCGCAAAAACAATTGAGCATTAGGCATAAACTTTTTGATCGAGTCCAGCTCGTCCAAATTATCAAAAGTCGTCTTGGTCACACCCATATCGCGTGCCGTACACAATGCAGACGCTGCTTTGCATGGGTTGGCAAAGACAATCCGGGATGGATCCACTCCCAGATTTCGTACTCGTCTCAGTTCGTCAATCGAGGCACAGTCAAAGCCAGTGCCTAGTTCCGCGAGGAAGCTCAGCAGTGTCAGGTCTGGATTACATTTGACCGCTTTCTTATCCATTAGCGGCGCTCAGAGAACAAAATAGTATAGAAGGAGCCATACGGACCATA
This region of Aspergillus chevalieri M1 DNA, chromosome 4, nearly complete sequence genomic DNA includes:
- a CDS encoding RNA-binding protein (COG:S;~EggNog:ENOG410QDT6;~InterPro:IPR000504,IPR012677,IPR039171,IPR035979;~go_function: GO:0003676 - nucleic acid binding [Evidence IEA];~go_function: GO:0003723 - RNA binding [Evidence IEA]), which translates into the protein MAKVSSLFPLEQTYYQSLLQRSKMYFPAQDVMLQSLNTVTISKLEYENLLQASYQFAKLKGSLLNGGLSQETLDILIYGAQAQPKPSSQNNDQNNENAAPRHTESNEHTNVSTPAKTAVHTHKYQDDKDTINDYKVPGGFGDCEYDDEEEEEDGVIVSPNSEGKVYSEDTSKGEQSSTGQRTVLIRNLPDRVTHEDITDAVRGGALLHIYLRARDHFANISFVDEGAAYAFLRHTKIHGLHVAGKRVDTAWSDRQFYLPSYVRAKINGGASRVLVINNVSPFITEELIRRDLDHIHNLIVISVKFHHGNAYISTNSVHNTLFARTCMMSRRTYKGMRIAFYPDECAEPLAKITPKKDMHPAPNKPVSRPNRFQLLSLDGTENEEEDGTENEEDDYENIHDGLDSHSSVNGGVCWADRI
- the RPS16 gene encoding 40S ribosomal protein uS9 (COG:J;~EggNog:ENOG410PMZE;~InterPro:IPR000754,IPR020568,IPR014721,IPR020574;~PFAM:PF00380;~go_component: GO:0005840 - ribosome [Evidence IEA];~go_function: GO:0003735 - structural constituent of ribosome [Evidence IEA];~go_process: GO:0006412 - translation [Evidence IEA]) is translated as MASVPSVQCFGKKKTATAVAHCKQGKGLVKVNGQPLSLVQPEILRFKVYEPLLIVGADKFAGVDIRVRVSGGGHTSQVYAIRQAIAKSIVAYYQKYVDEHSKNQLKQALGQYDRTLLVADNRRAEPKKFGGRGARARYQKSYR
- the MRPL23 gene encoding mitochondrial 54S ribosomal protein uL13m (BUSCO:EOG092654LJ;~COG:J;~EggNog:ENOG410PN44;~InterPro:IPR005823,IPR005822,IPR036899;~PFAM:PF00572;~go_component: GO:0005840 - ribosome [Evidence IEA];~go_function: GO:0003735 - structural constituent of ribosome [Evidence IEA];~go_process: GO:0006412 - translation [Evidence IEA]), translating into MSQTVGRTRLAYSRAWHHVDVGSDPRSLGRVASSIALFLMGKHKPIYDPSTDCGDYVVAVGCHDLRTTGKKRFQKLYYTHNTRPGSLKSMTMDKMIEKWGGGEVLRRAVKGMLPKNRLQAKRLARLKTFEGVHHPYKENIIKYGNQSVIGSLPEVQDAFKVEAAKEASS
- a CDS encoding urate oxidase (COG:Q;~EggNog:ENOG410PFP4;~InterPro:IPR002042,IPR019842;~PFAM:PF01014;~go_function: GO:0004846 - urate oxidase activity [Evidence IEA];~go_process: GO:0006144 - purine nucleobase metabolic process [Evidence IEA];~go_process: GO:0055114 - oxidation-reduction process [Evidence IEA]) — its product is MSSRLSAARYGKDNVRVYKVHRNPETGVQTVFEMTVCVLLEGEIDESYTKADNSVVVATDSIKNTIYILAKQHPVTPPELFGSILATHFIQTYRHIHAAHATVVTHRWARMDIDGKSHPHSFVKNGEETRTVQVDATEGVDIDIKTSIRGLTVLKSTNSQFWGFLRDEYTTLPETWDRVLSTDVAADWQWKRLRDLEDVRSNVPKFDATWEAARDITLKIFAEDNSASVQNTMYKMADEILAYQPLVETVEYSLPNKHYFEIDLSWHKDLKNTGENAEVYAPQTNPNGLIKCTVGRSPPDQVKGKL
- a CDS encoding type III PLP-dependent enzyme (BUSCO:EOG09261V03;~COG:E;~EggNog:ENOG410PUZ9;~InterPro:IPR022644,IPR022643,IPR022653,IPR002433, IPR029066,IPR022657,IPR009006,IPR000183;~PFAM:PF01168,PF00278,PF02784;~go_function: GO:0003824 - catalytic activity [Evidence IEA];~go_process: GO:0006596 - polyamine biosynthetic process [Evidence IEA]), which gives rise to MVLVGNKMKLASAISPDELATFVIQARLALLDDESGRVEDDEPFFVADLGQVYRQHQRWTRNLPAVQPFYAVKCNPDLTLLSFLAELGTGFDCASIDELRRVRNLGVDPSRIVFANPCKAASALCTARDMGVTKTTFDNLDELDSIKKFMPNAQLFLRIYASDDDALIQFGDKFGASPEATTALLERAWDLGLEVVGVSFHVGTGATNHQSFVDAMERARAVFDQAARIGHHLQYLDIGGGFQDSGFERMASGIREAVKLYMPPEVRIIAEPGRFYARNAYTLVCKIISRRRQVCNDNSNPDMLYQNDGVYGNFMNVLIEHEAMCPSLVTPALSLTASRADSSREDGEHWYSIWGPTCDSVDCVTRKMRMDSEVKVGDWLMYKNMGAYTTATGTRFNGFGAQHAVIYINSESQTGDGGMMPLGTTESVIQYETRSGQPEIMSCST